ccgctaccacagggagtggttgaagtgaatagtgttgatgtattTAAGCAGAGGCTAGACAGGTATGTGAGGGAGAAGAGAAAAGAGGATTAACGATGATAGATTTAAACACATTTAAACACAAGTGGAACATACACACCAGTACAGACTAGTtggtctgaatggcctctttaTGTGTTGTTTATCCAGTGCGGTATAATTATCAGCAGTAGGTTAACAGAcctttttgtttctttatttgaAACAGTTTGAAAAGCAATGGCATCGGGAGAGGTTCTTCAGTTCCAGTTTCTTCATCACGAGTCAACGACTCTGAAGAAGATGAACCAGCTGCGGATGGAGAGGCGTTTCTGCGACGTGACCATCGTGACGGAGCAGGTGCGGTTCTCCGCGCACCGGGTGGTGCTGGCGGCCTGCTCGCCCTTCCTGCGTGACCAGTTCCTCCTCAACCCGTCCAAGGAGGTGCAGGTGGCACTGAGCGAGAGCGAGGAGATGCTCTCCCGCCTCCTGCTCTCGTGCTACACGGGGGTGCTGCACTTCCCCTTCAAGGAGGTGGTGAACTATCTGACAACAGCCAGCTACCTGCAGATGGACCACGTGGTGGAGGAGTGCAGGCGGGCACTGTCAAGATACATTGACCCCCGCATCAAGATCAAGGAGGACGGCGGCGGGCCAGAGGTTCGCATCCAGGCCCAAATCCAGTCCCAGATCCAAATCCAGGCACGGGCCCAGCGGGAGGCCGAGGTCAAGTCCGAGTCCGAGGAGAATGAAGAGGCCGACGATGTTTATGTAATCATCGATACCGACAGCCCAGCGGCAGAACCTTCCGGAAGCCAGCAACAGGCCTACCCCGATCTCTCTGAGGCGACAGACGAGGAGGAGGGCTGTATGCTGATCAGCGGTGCCTACCCCGAGGATGAGGACAGCTCGGCCAGTGAGGAGTGCAGGGCTGCCTTTCCCATCATGCCCCGGACACCCCCCAGCTCCCGGGCAAACCCGgctgccccctgcccccagcccaTTCACTGCAGCGAGTGCGCACAGGCCTTCCAGCACCCGGAGCACCTGGTGGCCCACATGAAGGCCCACAAGCTCTTCATGTGCCCCAGGTGTGGCAAAGTGTTCAGCCAGCGGGTCAACCTGGCCAGGCATATCCATGTGCATACAGGTATCAAGCCTTACCTCTGCACCGTCTGCGGCAAGACATTCACCCAGAACCGGTCGCTGAAGGATCACATGAACCTGCACAGCGGCGCCAGGCCTCACCACTGCCACTACTGCAACATGAGCTTCGCCCATAAGCCTGCTCTCCGCAGGCATCTCAAAGAGCAACACGGCAAGACCACAGCTGATAACTGCAAGTTAGCCGAGCTCGGACACTGAGCTCTTGTAgaggtctccctcgctctgtggagACCCGCTGGGGTCTCCCTCGCTCTGCGGTCTGGCGTGGGGGTCTCCATCGCTCTGTTAGAATCTCAGCAACATTTCTCTGACTCCACAGACTGGTGCggtgggcctccctcgctctgtggacTGGTGTAgcagtttccctcgctctgtggACTGGTGTAgcagtttccctcgctctgtggACTGGTGTAgcagtctccctcgctctgtggacTGGTGTAgcagtctccctcgctctgtggacTGGTGCGGGGGTTCTCCCTCGCTCTGTGGACACCGGGATCAGTGAGTCTCCTCTTCTCTGTGGGCTTCTCTCGAACAGTTCCTCTTCCAGAAAGGACCATGAGTATCTTTTATGTGGAGAAAGCAGAAGTTtataaagagagacagagaaacgttCATTTCTGTTTCTCCTTTTacaacctcagaacatcccaaagagcttcacagccaatcaagtaattcattctttaaaaaaaaacatcgaaTAATCTCTTCGTAAAAGAACAGTGACTGATACGATGAGAGAAATGCTGCAGACAGTGTGACAATGTCCAGATTATCCGCTGATTTTTTTCAGTGATGTTGCCGGAGGGTTCTGTACTTCGTTCCATACacagtggggtttgggggggggggggggggggggagtacaccCTCGCTTCTCTTCCGAACAGTCAAACTGAGAAGGCAGGCTGTGGGGCTGGAGGGCTCCAGTTTTACACCTGATCCAAAAGTGGCTCGgtggaacaatggttagcactgctgcctcacagctccagcagtccgggttcaattccgacctcggctgaatgtctgtgtggaatctgcacgttctccccgtgtctgcgtgggtttcctccgggtgctccggtttcctcccacagtccaaagatgtgcaggttaggtggattggccactataaattgccccttagtgtccaaaaggttaggtggggttactgggttacagggatagggtggggggggtgtctagataggtgctctttcagagggttggtgcagactcgatgggctgaatggcctctttctgctctgtagggattctattttatTCTGTTCGAAGGAAggtacctcagacagtgcggtgctccctcagcactgcagtggGAGGGTtagcctggattttgtgctcaaggCTGGTACTCAACCTCCATGCCCAGAGGCAGCAATGCCAGCCACTATGGCCCCATTGGCATTTGACGGTATGTGTATCCCCCTTAAACGTAGAGCAGAATATTTTCCAGCTCCTTTAGGTGGCTGTTACACTGGGAGGCACCTGTGGGTGTGGATTCATCCGTGTGCTCCATTCATCAATTATTGGTCATAAAATCGATTATTGTTGTTAAATTACATGTTGTTAATTGTGGTAATCCTTGACCAGATTTGTGTCATCCCCAAATTCAATTTTTTTCAGTGCAGTTCCATAGGCTTAACAGCCACTGCCTCCATTTTCTTTCCTCTTTAATCCGCGTCGTTTTAGGTTTTGGCATTGGATGAACCATCCAGAGAGTGGCAGCTTCAGAATTCAACTTCAATTTAATTGATTTATAAAAATTAAATTATTAAATCCCAAAGATGTCATTCAAAGTGAATGTGAATCTGtcgttaaaataataataatttttattagtgtcacaagtggggcttacattaacactgcaatgaagttactgtgaaaatccccgagtcgccacatttcggcgccgggtcgggtacacagagggagaattcagaatgcccaattcaccgagcgcgtctttcgggacttgtgggaggaaacgcacgcagacacggggagagtgtgcagactccacacaggcagtgacctaagccgggaatcgaaccagggtctctgccgctgggaagcaacagttctaaccactgtgctaccctgccgcccatcaacctcaactggttcactaatgtcgcctcaggggaggaaatcttacaatccattctttttttaaattcagttaCGGGATATGGGCGACGCGGTCAATACCAGCATTTGGTGCCATCCCATGTTGCcattggtggtaagctgccttctggaactgctgcagttcctgtggtggttcacccacagtgctgttatcggaagggagttcaaggattttaactcaccgacaatgaaggaatggccgatatgtttccaagtcaggatggtgtgtggcttgatggGGAACCTCCAGACGGTGGTGTTCCcaggcacctgctgcccttgtcctaggtggtagtggtcatgggtccgTTCTGTTTGTGCGGGCCCCTGaaggagtaattcacctcctgcctcctccccagtgGCCCTGCAAATTGATCCCATTTGAAAGCCTCAGTCGACCCTGCTTCCGCCACACTCtccgtcagtgcattccagatctcaccCACTCGCTGGGCGTAAAGAGTTTTCCCCATGCTGCCATTGTTCCGTTTGCCAATTACCTTCAATCTGAGCACTCTCGTTCTCCGTCCTTCCACACCTTTTCCTCTGGCTGcagccctcatgattttgaacgcctcTTTCAAATCTCCTCCCAGTCTTCAttccccaaggaaaacagtcccagcctctccagtctgtgaagttcctcatccctggaaccatgctTGTGAATCATGTCTGAGACTCTGCACCTCCTCTAATGTCGTCACATCTTTCCTAAGGTGTGCAGAACTGCCCCCAATCCTCCGGGTGAGGCTGAGCCTGTGTTTTATACAGATTTAACATACCGTCCTTGCTTTTATCCTCAATGTCCCTATTaatggcagacggagttcaatccaggcaaatacgaggtgatgcattttggaagatctaattcaagagcggactatacggtcaatggaagagtcctggggacaattgatgtacagagagatctgggagttcaggtccattgtaccctgaaggtggcaacgcaggtcgatagagtggtcaagaaggcatacagcatgcttgccttcatcggactgggtattgagtacaagagtcggcaggtcatgttacagttgtgtaggactttggttaggccacatttggaatactgcgtgcagttctggtcgccacattaccagaaggatgtggatgctttagagagggtgcagaggaggttcaccaggatgttgcctggtatggagggtgctagctatgaagaaaggttgagtagattaggatggttttcgttggaaagatggaggttgaggggggacctgattgaggtctacaaaattatgagaggaatggacaggatggatagcaacaagctttttccaagagtgggggtgtcaattacaaggggtcacaatttcaaggtgagagggggaaagtttaagggagatgtgcgtggaaagttttttacgcagagggtggtgggtgcctggaatgcttggccagcggaggtggtagaggggggcacaatagcataatttaagatgcatctagacagatatatgaacgggcggggaacagagggaagtagatccttggaaaatagaagacaggtttagataaaggatctggatcggcgcaggctgggagggctgaagggcctgttcctgtgctgtaatttttctttgttctcttttgtTCTTTAATAAAACCTAGGAACCTGTACGCTTTATTATGCCACATTCAGTGATTTGTGCACAGATACACCCaggccctctgctcctgcaccccgcccccccccccccccccctttattttatattggttCTCTTGTATTCATCAGCcccttgtctgcccattccaccagcctttctgtgtccttttgaagtttatttttattcatttacgggatgtgggcatccctggttagaccagcatttattgcccgcctctagctgcccttcagaagatggaagtcagctgccttcttgaaccgttgcagtccctacaccacagacagcccagctccacccacactctgacattactgataaacacccatttcttaaaggtacattctcatgacactaggcTTTGActtgccttggtagccacagtattaatgtggctggtccaattcagtttctggtcaatggaactCCCCAGGATGTTGACCATGGAGGATCCAgcaatggtcatgccattgaatgtcatggggagatgattggatcctctcttgttggagatgaccattgcctggcacttatcacTATTCTCCTCACAGTTCAAATCACTCCCAAATCTTGAagtctgccatccttccctggctCTGAGCCTGtacgtgattccagacccacaaccaAGCAGTCGAGCTGTCTTCTGCACCATTACGCTATTAAATATTGGTGACCACCGCTCGTTCTGCTCGGGGCAATCAAATTCCGGCCTTGATGGTGACTCCCATATCCAGAGAATTAATTTATCAAAAATCCGCAATGAAAACTTTATCCAGCATTCTTTCCTTGGTGGAATTGTGAGCCGGAGTGGCAAATTTGTCGAGCATAGCCTCTCGCTGGACTGCCTAAATATCTTTGAAAGTACACCAGAGAACAAGAGGGAAGAGCAGGAGTAGACCCCAAAGCCTGCtgtaccattcaatatgatcatggctgattatgaaattcaactccactttcccagtcGCCCCCTTTATTTCCTGAGGGATCACAAATCTATCTGATCCAGTCTCACATGTGTTCAGTGGCGGAGCATCCACAACCCCTCGCGGTTTAGAATTGCTAAGACTCATATCCCCTTGAGTGAAACCacttctcttcacctcagtcctaaataatcAGCCCCTTATGCTGAGCCTGGGCCCCGTGTTTTAGATCCCCCGAGCAGCAGtaacaatctctcagtgtccaccctataaagccccctcagaatcttgtaggtTCATATATACATCACaaataggagcaggcggaggccaaTCAGCTGATCAGGGCTTATCATCcaattcccccatatcctttgatccccttcggcccaagtgctatatctaactgcatcttgaaaacatacattgttttggtctcaactacttcccGTGGTCAGATGTTGATGACCCCTCATTCTGGTCTATGGAGTACCAGAAACAAAATGGGCCagctacataaatactgtggcgacaagggcaggtcagagactaggaattctgCAACAAGTcattcatctcctgactccccaaggctTGTCCATCATGCCCAAGGCACAGGTTAAGGGTGTGACTTTCCtgtatgagtacagctccaacaatactcaaggagTTTGACacaatctaggacaaagcagcacgcttaattggcaccccatccaccaccttagacattcactccctcctccatcaATGCACAGTGGTAACAGTGTGCGCTATatagaagatgcactgcaataatttaccaagactccttcgacagcactttccaagccAGTAAGCTTTAGCtctgagaaggacaggggcagcagacacaAGGGAACACCAGCATCTACAGGTTCtataagccacataccatcctgacttggaaatatatcattgttactTCATTGTCACCACAACTCCCTCCCAcaacttcaccacatggactgcaacgattTAAGTAGGTGGCTTACCACCACCTCactggctaaatagctggcttttaatgcagaccaaggcaggccagcagcacggttcaatccccgtaccagcctccccgaacaggcggtggaatatggcgactaggggcttttcacagtaacttcatttgaagcctgcttgtgacaataagcgattttcatttcaccttctcaatgacaattaggaatggacaataaacatTGGCCATaaactgtggctattagcacccggtttccctggggttctgtggctatgactcaactttcattctcactccacagtataaatatttctcactgtctctgtctgttagctttgacaaagggccatcggactcgaaatgttagctcttttctctcattacagatgcttccagacctgctgagactctcgagcattttctctttcgtttcagattccagcatccgcaataatttactTTTATTAATAAACATTGACCTTGCCTGTGAGGCACCCAagtgtacattttttaaaaactgaccTACAAACTTCCACCTTGCAGACAGATCGGATTTGGTTGATCTTGGAGAGACAATTCGGGAATTAGTCAGTTATAAAGTCATagaaatctacagcacagaaagggccctTTGGTCAATTGTGTCTGTCCCAGTCAAAAACAACCTCCTCAgtattctaatccaattttccagcacttggccaatagccttgtatgccttggcatcgcaagtgctcatctaaatacttcttaaatgggcagcacggtagcgcaagtgactagcactgtggcttcacagcaccatgtcccaggttcgattccccgctgggtcactgtctgtgcggagtctatgttctccccatagatcatagaatttacagtgcagattgaggccattcggcccatcgagtctgcaccggctcttggaaagagcaccccacccaaggtcaacacctccaccctatccccatagcccagtagccccacccaacactaagggcaattttagacactaagggcaatttagcatggccaatccacctaacctgcacatctttggactgtgggaggaaaccggagcacccggaggaaacccacgcacacacggggaggatgtgcagactccacacagacagtgacccaagccggaatctaacctgggaccctggagctgtgaagcaattgtgctatccacaatgctgccccatgtctgcgtgggtttcccccgggtgctccagtttcctcccacagtccaaagacatgcaggttaggtggattggccatgctaaattgcccttaagtgtccaaaagattaggaggagttattgggataacggggatggggtggaagtgagggcttgagtgtgtcggtgcagagtcgatgggccgaatggccttctgcactgtaaattctatgatgatgttctatgttaaatgttatgagggtctctgcctccaccaccctttcaggcagcgagttccagactcccaccaccctgcaGAAAATATTTTTCCGCACATCCCCttgaaacctcctgccccttaccttaaatctatgccccctggtcattgacccctccaccaaggggaaaagcttcctgtctactctgtgcccctcctaattttatacatttcagtcacattccccctcaccctcctctgctccaaggaaaacaaccacagTCTATCCAAATCCTCTTCATAGCTATAACTCTCCAGCCCAatcaacatcctgctaaatctcctctgcagttcTATCCCAACCCTTCCCTGCTGGTCGAGTATCATGGTAAGCCCTGTTGGAAGGATGCGAGTTTGTTCTCAGTTATTGCAATGTTCATTTTTTTCCAtatttgattatgtgagtctgtttactattgatgctcaccgtgcttgattggttaagcctggctGTGGACTCAGAAGAACAAAAGAACTATACAAAGAGCTGGAAGCCAGAGCAGAAACACCGAGGATGCACTGTAAATAAAGTTCCTACACACATGTAAGCTGGTGTGTCATTTCTACATGGAGCCAAAATATAAAATGTACAACAGTTATATTGTTCCTTCCATTCTCCTCACCACCAATATTGGGTTTTGTTCtgttggtggggggaaggggggcactACGAAAAGACTGCACTCCCAGGAACTACATTATTAGATACTCACTGAACACTGGTGACACTGTGCAACCTCTGCGACTTGGggtacaatggctagcactgctgccccacagcaccagggaccaaacTTCAATcagactgtggagtctgcacgttctccccttgtctgcgtgggctttctctgggcgctgcggtttcctcccacagtccaaaaatgtgcaggttaggtgggattatggggatagggcatgtgattgggcctagatagtgtgctctttcagagggtcagtgtaggctcggtgggccaaatggcctccttttgtactgtagagattctatgaacccCGAGGGAAATTGCCCCTCCCCACAGGGTAACTGAGAAGCAAAGAGTGAAAAGCTTTAAGAATGAGGAAGTAATTATTGAGCAATTAGCAGGAGAGTAACAAGAAGCCGAATAGTGCGAGGTTTATTGCATGTTTAACaaaaggaagatttgcatttcTGTCAGCACCTTTCGCAATATCTCAAAAGTGTTTCATGAAGTCCTTTTTAAGGGTGctgtggggagatggtggactGGTGCTAATATCACTGgatcgtaatccagaggcccaaactAATGCTCTGGAACTTAAATTCAAACTCATCAATAAAAACTTGACTCCAGACCTGGAGGAGAAGTCATCCTTGAGTTGAGGGTCAGACCGATGATGAAAAGCAAAAATGCTCACTGTGGGAACGTGGTGCGAGATTTCCAGAAATTTCTACCTGCAAAGGACTGTTGGAATTGGCACAGTAGGTGGTTGCAGTGACGAACATCCCACCAATTCAGAAAAAAATGAGGCAAATATTTGCAATGGAGAATTACATAGGCCTGAATTTACCCCCTCCAGTGGGCTTttaggaagggggttggggggggggggtggtcacaagGAACGGGCTTCCCGTTGGGCTTCTCAAACTCACAGTGAATTTACACTGGGGTGGACAGAACCTCCGAAGGGCCCTTTGCCCAGGCTCCAGTTAAGGCCTTTAAGTGGCCTTTATTGGCCACTGAAGGACTGTTTCCCTCCCAGCCTCACTTTTTTGGGTGAGTGGGAGGATTTCCAACCTACCTCTCTGTCCAGTCCTGGGATTTGGGCTCTGTCATCTCCAAGAACTTCCTCGTCTCTCCATTGCAGTCCCTGTCGCTGCAGGGGCTGGAGTTCTGCAGGTAAAATcatgtggctggcagctctctaacACAGGATGTCCTCCCAGGAGAGGGATGAAAGACCCGCCTGCAGCTACAGTTGGTGGAACGGGAAGCCCTGCCAAACTATTCTCCTGGTCAGGAGGCtattggacagtactgagggagggctgcactgttggaggatcagtactgagggagggcttcaatgtcagaggatcagtactgagaatgtgctgcactgtcagagggtcagtactgagggaggacagcattctcagagggtcagcacctaggatcactgcactgtcaggtttcaagtactgagggagcgttgcactattGGGCACTCCGGACTCAGGGAACGCTGTGTAGtcggagagacagtactgagggaaaatAGCACTGTTGAAGATGCCTTTGTTACAATGAGATGAGTATGCTCCTGATCTCTTGACATGTGGCATCCGTGAGTTACCTGGAGTGTTGTCCACATTGGGTTCATGGGTTGGTGTTTAAGGATCAAATGTCCATCCAAGCACTGATTTGGGAATTGAGGTTGACGCAAACTGTGGCGATCCAAAAGAGGCCATTTTAAACCAAAACAGCAGGGTTGTAATTAGTTGCAgtagggtgggtggatggatggtgttgGGTTCAACTGTTCGATTTTTGACCACATGTGAAGTTCAACACTGATCATGAAATGCTGATTTTATTGCGAACCAAGTCAGGATCTGGTGATCGACCTCTGCACATCTACAGATGGTCAGCTCATCTTTATCAGTACGAGTTCAATGTCATGTATCTCGCAGGTTCACCCAGCCGAGACATGCTTGGCCACACTACTATTACCGCAGCCAGTGTTAGCCAGAGTCCACAAATCTTGTTACAGAAAAGGAGTTAAAGGCCAATTATGACGACAGACACACAGAATTAAACACTGAACAATTGAAAAATGTGATTAACTGGCGAAAAGAGAAACATGCTACCAAAACTtatcatcttgcattcatcaggacaaaggcaagagtgccaaatttcaaaagGATGGCAACTGTTTGTTTGGACCACAGGGGAAAAGAGGCGCTGAAGTACAAATGAAATACTGCAGGTTTTGGAGGTCTGGAATAAAAGCAGGAAGTACTGGAAGACCTCcacaggtgtggcagcatctgtggagagagaaacggaattAACCTTTCAAAACCAATCTTGACTCTTCATCGGAGCTGTACAATTctgtgctgaagaaacgttgaaacattaactctatttttctcccctcagatgctgccagacctgtgaaGGTATCACAGCACTTTGCAGTTTTTATTAGAATGGGATGCTAACTCGTTGGCAAGATGACTCGATGGCAACACTCACACGTACATACGAATTAGGATCAGAGGTAGGCCATTGGGCCCCTCCAGATTGCTCTGCCATATAAGACCATGGTTGAtctaattgtggccttaactctCCTTTCCTACATTATCTCCCCCCCTCTGTAACATTTTGGCTCCCTGTTGCACAAGAAT
This window of the Scyliorhinus torazame isolate Kashiwa2021f chromosome 14, sScyTor2.1, whole genome shotgun sequence genome carries:
- the LOC140390391 gene encoding zinc finger and BTB domain-containing protein 12-like is translated as MASGEVLQFQFLHHESTTLKKMNQLRMERRFCDVTIVTEQVRFSAHRVVLAACSPFLRDQFLLNPSKEVQVALSESEEMLSRLLLSCYTGVLHFPFKEVVNYLTTASYLQMDHVVEECRRALSRYIDPRIKIKEDGGGPEVRIQAQIQSQIQIQARAQREAEVKSESEENEEADDVYVIIDTDSPAAEPSGSQQQAYPDLSEATDEEEGCMLISGAYPEDEDSSASEECRAAFPIMPRTPPSSRANPAAPCPQPIHCSECAQAFQHPEHLVAHMKAHKLFMCPRCGKVFSQRVNLARHIHVHTGIKPYLCTVCGKTFTQNRSLKDHMNLHSGARPHHCHYCNMSFAHKPALRRHLKEQHGKTTADNCKLAELGH